Proteins from one Acropora muricata isolate sample 2 chromosome 9, ASM3666990v1, whole genome shotgun sequence genomic window:
- the LOC136929446 gene encoding uncharacterized protein: MPNKTSADNFLDILNQCHSSIKFTMETESNRMLPFLGTQLLNKHTRVETKVDVKPTNTGLLLHYKSHVDDRYKRGLLKTMLDRAYRLSSNWHYFSEECDRLKLVFSRLKYPDNLVNSTISRFVAARASDQPVSSPAVSDRLDPIRVVLPFKDQASADIVRAQLKDLSHKIQTTVQPVFVSQKIERDLILREAKPPIVNQQCLVYKFQCHLCDAGYVGFTRRHLHQRVEEHKNSSSSIGEHFRDKHSLASKVLTKNFSVLMKCTNKFDCLVYEMFFIHELRPTLNVQSDSIRAKVFN, translated from the coding sequence aTGCCAAACAAAACATCAGCAGACAATTTCCTCGACATTTTAAACCAGTGCCATTCCTCTATTAAGTTCACAATGGAGACGGAGAGTAATAGGATGCTTCCTTTTTTGGGCACCCAGCTGCTCAATAAACACACACGTGTTGAGACTAAGGTGGACGTTAAACCGACAAATACAGGCCTCCTTCTACATTACAAGAGCCATGTGGATGACCGATACAAACGTGGATTATTAAAAACTATGCTTGATCGTGCATATCGACTTTCATCCAATTGGCATTATTTTTCTGAAGAATGCGATCGACTGAAATTAGTGTTTTCTCGACTAAAATATCCTGACAATCTTGTTAACTCTACCATTTCACGGTTTGTTGCCGCCAGAGCATCTGATCAACCTGTTTCTTCACCTGCTGTCAGCGATCGATTGGACCCCATTCGTGTTGTCCTACCGTTTAAAGATCAGGCATCAGCTGATATTGTTCGCGCCCAACTTAAAGATTTAAGTCACAAGATTCAGACGACCGTACAACCTGTATTTGTTAGCCAGAAGATTGAACGAGACCTCATATTGCGAGAAGCTAAGCCACCGATTGTGAACCAACAGTgccttgtttataaatttcaatgtcacctgtgtgatgcaggttatgttggtttcacacgccgtcatctacaccaacgtgttgaagaacataaaaattcttcttcgtcaattggcgagcattttcgcgacaaacattctttggctTCTAAGGTACTTACAAAGAACTTTagtgttttaatgaagtgcacaaacaaatttgactgcctcgtctatgagatgttttttattcacgaactgagacctactctcaatgtacaatctgactcaattcgtgctaaggtttttaattag